One part of the Mangrovibacillus cuniculi genome encodes these proteins:
- a CDS encoding MDR family MFS transporter: protein MKWKDYPQNIKVRLMTSFFNRAVTSAIWPFMALFFSLHKGPIWAGVFLSINVGVAFISNLLGGYISDRFNRKQVLILSSICSAVLLLIMTVCILPETKLIYLFAGTYLFFTFTSSLSRPAMQAIIIDSTTPDNRKAIYAIDYWMVNLSMAIGAALGGWLFLTQQILLFIIVTTIATILPIVYMVWLQDTVVKKLDKVHANVWRDLVANYQVALKDRPFVKAVTGAMCIYAAEFSLNSYIGVRLAEEFRTVGSGIIELNGVRMLSLLNIQNMLLVVLLTFLITRLARNMDGKKVLLFGLIIYSIGYVLMMSANNWYLLLFVNLVATIGELLYSPVANAEKANMMPEDKRGSYSAFSGISFNGAELIARMTIIVGAFLVPSMMSVYMACILFVGTSLLYTGLFVREKKEKVNVESIA from the coding sequence ATGAAATGGAAAGACTATCCACAGAATATCAAAGTACGACTAATGACATCTTTTTTTAATAGGGCGGTTACAAGTGCTATTTGGCCATTCATGGCGTTGTTCTTTAGTTTGCATAAAGGTCCCATTTGGGCAGGAGTATTTTTATCTATTAACGTAGGTGTGGCGTTTATCAGTAATTTACTGGGTGGTTATATATCTGACCGGTTCAATCGAAAACAAGTGTTGATTTTATCCTCTATTTGTAGCGCAGTACTTCTACTAATCATGACTGTCTGCATACTTCCAGAGACCAAACTTATCTACTTATTTGCAGGTACGTATTTATTTTTCACCTTCACCAGTAGTTTAAGTAGACCAGCTATGCAAGCGATTATTATCGACTCCACTACACCAGATAATAGAAAAGCGATTTATGCGATTGATTACTGGATGGTTAATTTATCTATGGCAATTGGTGCTGCTTTAGGTGGTTGGTTATTTCTTACACAACAAATTTTGTTATTTATCATTGTGACTACAATTGCGACCATTTTACCAATCGTGTACATGGTATGGCTTCAAGATACAGTGGTAAAAAAGCTTGATAAAGTTCATGCCAATGTATGGAGAGATCTAGTGGCTAACTATCAGGTAGCGCTAAAGGATAGACCTTTCGTCAAAGCAGTGACAGGGGCAATGTGCATTTACGCTGCGGAATTTTCTCTTAACAGTTATATCGGGGTAAGACTTGCAGAAGAATTTCGTACAGTGGGAAGCGGAATTATTGAACTAAATGGGGTCCGTATGCTGAGTCTTTTAAACATACAGAATATGTTATTAGTTGTGTTGTTAACGTTTTTGATAACAAGATTAGCTAGAAACATGGATGGCAAAAAGGTGTTGCTTTTCGGATTAATCATCTACAGTATCGGTTACGTGTTAATGATGTCAGCAAATAATTGGTATTTGCTACTATTTGTTAACTTGGTAGCTACTATTGGAGAATTACTGTATTCACCAGTTGCGAATGCAGAGAAAGCTAATATGATGCCAGAGGATAAAAGAGGATCTTACTCAGCCTTTTCTGGTATTAGCTTTAACGGAGCGGAACTTATTGCAAGGATGACCATTATTGTTGGTGCGTTCCTAGTACCTAGTATGATGAGTGTATATATGGCGTGTATTCTGTTTGTAGGAACATCCCTTTTATATACTGGCCTTTTTGTTAGAGAGAAGAAAGAAAAGGTGAATGTTGAGTCGATAGCGTAA
- a CDS encoding DUF421 domain-containing protein translates to MPDHFEVILRTVAAFSILLLSAKFLGKQTISQMNIFDFIVTITLGSITASIAYNIDLKPHHTILSFGLFVFIAFLVAYLSTKSRRIRKYFAGDPTVLIQNGKILENNMRKMRYTLDYLNQQLREKDVFDIQEVMFAILEPHGTLSVVKKPQYRPVTRHDLLLHYTPESRIPIELIMDGEIVEKNLKENHLTETWLQMQLENRQLTLKEVVYAVLLANGTLYFDTYNDHILSPVDAE, encoded by the coding sequence ATGCCTGATCATTTTGAAGTCATTTTACGAACTGTAGCTGCATTTTCCATTTTGCTACTTAGTGCAAAGTTCTTAGGAAAACAAACGATCTCTCAGATGAACATCTTTGATTTTATCGTTACCATCACTCTAGGGTCTATCACTGCGAGTATCGCTTATAATATCGACTTAAAACCACATCACACAATCCTTTCATTTGGACTGTTTGTATTTATCGCTTTTCTAGTAGCCTACTTGTCAACGAAGAGTAGAAGAATTAGGAAATACTTTGCCGGAGACCCAACTGTACTTATCCAGAATGGAAAAATTCTAGAAAATAACATGAGAAAAATGAGGTATACCTTAGATTATTTAAATCAACAATTGCGAGAGAAAGATGTATTTGATATACAAGAAGTCATGTTTGCTATCTTGGAGCCTCATGGAACATTATCAGTAGTAAAAAAACCACAATATCGCCCTGTTACAAGACATGATTTGTTGCTTCATTACACACCTGAATCCAGGATTCCAATAGAATTAATTATGGATGGAGAAATTGTCGAGAAGAATTTAAAAGAAAACCATTTGACAGAAACTTGGTTACAGATGCAGCTTGAGAATCGTCAACTTACTTTAAAAGAAGTCGTATATGCTGTTTTGTTGGCTAATGGGACTTTATATTTTGATACGTATAATGATCATATTTTGTCGCCAGTGGACGCGGAATAA
- a CDS encoding esterase/lipase family protein, whose protein sequence is MKKTKWLPLVASVFLLTPVTAEAGSFGKDDPSGVPGQWYIGTSPSAEDPAKHPVLFVHGLNSSSNTWWNNNNMYDTAYVNGYETAFIDLYPTKNMWDNGALLAQKVRDMYHHFGEKVVVVAHSKGGIDTQSAIVHNGASPYIARVITLSTPHYGSQLADLAYSNGASWLASIIGSKNDATYSLQTGYMSYYRSQTDNRPERSSVPFYTFGGTSWGGFGGSLYWGGLYLSSYGQNDGAVTVTSSRLPYATELRVGKWDHGNIKTGTSTFNLFKSYLNEQVFAASLKVASVASLPQEELLQATTYIAGGERNKVSKETIVVEEGVSELTIDWMSNQSDSTLTLISPSGTKTNPFKANVDETEIFEGAYHYTTTLTLPESGEWKVETKGDQKEAYLLHTQFTSDLNELVTIDLTNRKVAVKSKDTKLKYKTTVHANVYEDGKLKQKKVNFKVNQDGTYSVPALGSGVYNVTIELDGKYNGTEFKRSVVKSFYVDNTGVVYLD, encoded by the coding sequence TTGAAAAAAACAAAATGGTTACCGTTAGTAGCAAGTGTATTTTTACTTACACCAGTAACAGCGGAGGCAGGATCATTTGGAAAAGATGATCCATCAGGAGTCCCTGGACAATGGTACATAGGAACATCACCATCAGCAGAAGATCCGGCTAAACATCCCGTTCTATTTGTTCATGGACTTAATAGTTCCTCTAATACATGGTGGAATAACAACAACATGTATGATACTGCTTATGTGAACGGATATGAAACCGCATTCATAGATTTGTATCCTACCAAAAATATGTGGGATAATGGAGCGTTATTAGCGCAAAAAGTAAGAGATATGTATCATCACTTTGGTGAAAAAGTAGTTGTTGTTGCCCATAGTAAAGGAGGAATAGACACCCAATCGGCTATAGTTCACAACGGTGCATCACCATATATTGCTAGAGTAATAACGTTGTCTACTCCTCACTATGGTTCTCAGTTAGCAGATTTAGCGTATAGTAATGGAGCGAGCTGGTTAGCTAGTATCATTGGAAGTAAAAATGATGCAACGTATTCCTTGCAAACGGGTTATATGAGTTATTATCGTTCTCAAACAGACAATCGACCAGAAAGAAGTAGTGTGCCATTTTATACGTTTGGAGGAACTAGTTGGGGTGGATTTGGAGGCTCCTTATATTGGGGAGGTCTATACTTAAGCTCCTATGGCCAAAACGATGGAGCTGTAACTGTTACTAGTTCGAGACTACCGTATGCTACAGAACTTAGAGTGGGCAAATGGGACCACGGTAACATTAAGACAGGTACATCCACATTTAATTTGTTTAAATCTTATTTAAACGAACAGGTATTTGCTGCATCGTTGAAAGTGGCCTCTGTAGCATCTTTACCTCAGGAAGAACTTCTTCAAGCAACTACTTATATTGCTGGTGGGGAAAGAAATAAAGTAAGTAAAGAGACAATTGTAGTGGAGGAGGGTGTGTCAGAATTGACGATTGATTGGATGAGTAATCAATCAGATAGCACATTAACCCTTATATCTCCTTCTGGTACTAAGACAAATCCTTTCAAAGCAAATGTTGACGAGACAGAAATTTTTGAGGGAGCCTATCACTATACAACAACTTTAACACTACCAGAGAGTGGAGAATGGAAAGTTGAAACCAAAGGTGATCAAAAAGAAGCTTACTTACTGCATACACAGTTCACAAGTGACTTAAATGAATTAGTAACCATTGATTTAACAAACAGGAAAGTAGCAGTAAAATCCAAAGATACTAAGTTGAAATATAAAACTACTGTGCATGCTAATGTCTACGAAGATGGAAAGCTAAAACAGAAGAAAGTTAACTTTAAAGTGAATCAAGATGGTACGTATAGTGTTCCTGCACTGGGTAGCGGTGTGTACAATGTCACGATTGAATTAGATGGGAAGTATAATGGGACAGAGTTTAAGAGATCTGTCGTTAAATCTTTTTATGTAGATAATACAGGTGTCGTTTACTTGGATTAG
- a CDS encoding DUF4257 domain-containing protein, with the protein MIVQHVLLASGIGLLMGMFIHVRVNGKLKKPRNTKKFFYPGCLEDMFWGAVAGALLVIVSDPADWWRSIFLGIIGGYSGEQIVRQFEYHKILNREVPDAQPTPKEAS; encoded by the coding sequence ATGATTGTGCAGCATGTCCTACTCGCCAGTGGAATTGGCCTTTTGATGGGGATGTTCATTCACGTTAGGGTTAATGGTAAGTTGAAAAAGCCGAGAAATACGAAGAAGTTTTTTTACCCCGGGTGTTTAGAAGACATGTTTTGGGGAGCGGTAGCTGGAGCTCTTCTAGTCATTGTGTCTGACCCTGCAGATTGGTGGCGTTCCATCTTCTTAGGAATAATCGGGGGATACAGTGGGGAACAAATCGTAAGACAATTTGAGTACCATAAAATTTTGAACAGAGAGGTGCCAGATGCTCAACCGACTCCAAAGGAAGCTTCATAA
- a CDS encoding SRPBCC family protein — protein MKNEVLVYSFHEYIDAPLESVYEYMNKDEHVYQWNSMIEEHIYEGNEEEIKAGSTYKSRMKLDKKEFVIETKIIKHEPPYHAEIHGYSKEGVSITRYWFERDGHGTTLTVEASLLPKNFLYKWASKLFKPFSKLVFDEQYKAFVQYVYTQESKKIS, from the coding sequence ATGAAAAATGAGGTTTTGGTTTATTCCTTCCATGAATATATTGATGCACCTTTAGAATCGGTTTATGAATATATGAATAAAGATGAGCATGTGTACCAATGGAATTCTATGATTGAAGAACACATATATGAGGGAAATGAAGAAGAAATTAAGGCTGGGTCGACCTATAAATCTAGAATGAAGCTGGATAAAAAGGAATTTGTCATTGAGACAAAAATCATCAAGCATGAACCTCCATATCACGCTGAAATTCACGGATATTCTAAAGAAGGTGTTAGTATTACACGTTATTGGTTTGAGCGAGATGGGCATGGTACAACTTTGACGGTAGAAGCTAGTCTCCTTCCTAAAAATTTTCTATATAAATGGGCATCTAAATTATTTAAACCTTTCTCTAAACTAGTGTTTGATGAGCAATATAAAGCATTTGTTCAGTACGTATACACACAAGAAAGCAAAAAAATTAGTTGA
- a CDS encoding DUF2500 domain-containing protein gives MYQSDPFMSNEFGAMPWFVGLFFIVVIGFILFVIFSGIAQWSKNNNSPIENVIVTVVAKRTEIYGGGETRANQDYYVTFEDTNNNRCELEVPTNKFGMIVEGDKGELSFQGTRFLDFTRIIE, from the coding sequence ATGTATCAATCAGACCCTTTTATGAGTAATGAATTCGGTGCTATGCCATGGTTTGTTGGACTATTTTTTATAGTGGTAATTGGATTTATACTATTTGTTATTTTTAGTGGTATAGCGCAATGGAGTAAGAATAATAATTCACCTATTGAAAATGTCATTGTGACTGTAGTGGCGAAGAGAACAGAAATATATGGTGGAGGAGAGACTCGTGCCAATCAAGATTATTATGTCACGTTTGAGGATACGAATAATAATCGATGTGAATTAGAAGTTCCTACTAATAAATTTGGAATGATAGTAGAAGGAGATAAAGGAGAACTTTCCTTCCAAGGAACAAGGTTTTTAGATTTTACTAGAATAATAGAGTGA
- a CDS encoding class I SAM-dependent methyltransferase has product MNSIQFIQEYLKTPRSVGAIWPSSSTLAKAMVAPVRFDQATCIVEFGPGTGVFTERLVEKLLPHNHLILIENNELFYESLKKKYSRFANIHLIYGSAEDIVSHIQQKGFTQVDFIVSGLPFTSLPEDVSTKILTESQRVLSPDGEFITFQYSKKKFSFISSYFSNYQTKRVVWNLPPAHVIRCSFQ; this is encoded by the coding sequence ATGAATTCCATTCAGTTTATCCAAGAATATTTGAAGACTCCTCGTTCAGTAGGAGCGATATGGCCTAGTTCGTCCACATTAGCAAAAGCTATGGTTGCCCCTGTACGGTTTGACCAAGCAACTTGTATTGTGGAGTTTGGACCAGGAACTGGCGTATTCACAGAGCGACTGGTTGAAAAACTCCTACCTCATAATCATCTAATTCTAATAGAAAATAACGAGCTTTTTTATGAATCATTGAAAAAGAAATACTCTAGGTTCGCTAATATCCATCTTATTTATGGATCAGCAGAAGATATCGTTTCCCATATACAACAAAAGGGATTTACTCAAGTGGATTTCATTGTTTCTGGATTACCGTTTACGTCATTACCTGAAGACGTTTCTACTAAAATATTGACGGAATCTCAGAGAGTACTTTCCCCTGATGGAGAGTTCATCACATTTCAATATTCCAAGAAGAAATTTTCTTTTATTTCCTCTTACTTCAGTAACTATCAAACAAAACGAGTAGTGTGGAATCTGCCTCCAGCACACGTCATAAGATGTTCTTTTCAGTAA
- a CDS encoding DUF2812 domain-containing protein, translated as MTDQAPEKREYIWLSDADAYGLEEWLNEQVKDGWHLKKLNQMSAVFVKRSRPSTYRTMFGKAISDSKKEDYLDKGWEYKGIRNHVLVFQQIRENAEELLDDKEEYLAVLKRMKRVLWIYLCAIPAILLFLVGTYLSDPIDFFLSNPVWSTILLIPLCFISILQAKVSVSYVNNEISRVEGNEQPHQSLKQKRRNTKFFYFGVTVSLLLLSGSTIIQSTSAAYSTNGATDGNLEDIPRLTVTDFRGEESLRVQQIGGVSNFLVPKHLRILETDKYGKELYINYLETRFSFVKDLIYEEMLESNVGFNVLDKFDDVRVMKKATNDTSLIMIHDETRVLYARVSNELLDTESFAEVLKRTYFD; from the coding sequence ATGACGGACCAAGCACCTGAGAAAAGAGAATACATATGGTTGTCCGATGCTGACGCTTATGGGTTAGAAGAATGGTTGAATGAGCAGGTGAAAGATGGATGGCATTTAAAGAAGTTAAACCAAATGTCAGCTGTTTTTGTCAAAAGAAGCCGTCCTTCCACCTATCGAACAATGTTTGGTAAGGCAATAAGCGATAGTAAAAAAGAAGACTACTTAGATAAAGGATGGGAATATAAAGGAATTCGTAACCACGTGTTAGTCTTTCAGCAAATTCGAGAAAATGCGGAAGAGCTTTTAGACGATAAGGAAGAATATCTGGCTGTTTTAAAGCGCATGAAGCGTGTGTTATGGATTTACTTATGTGCAATACCAGCTATTTTACTTTTTTTAGTTGGGACCTACCTTAGTGATCCGATAGACTTTTTCCTTAGTAATCCAGTGTGGTCTACTATTTTATTAATTCCTTTATGTTTCATTAGCATACTTCAGGCGAAAGTATCTGTATCCTACGTGAATAACGAGATTTCTAGAGTGGAAGGGAATGAGCAGCCTCATCAATCCCTAAAACAAAAAAGAAGGAATACGAAGTTTTTTTATTTTGGTGTAACTGTATCTCTATTACTCTTATCTGGGTCCACTATTATACAGTCAACATCTGCTGCCTATTCGACTAATGGCGCAACTGACGGAAATCTAGAGGATATTCCAAGGTTAACTGTAACGGACTTTAGAGGAGAAGAATCGCTACGTGTGCAGCAAATAGGTGGCGTAAGTAACTTCTTAGTTCCAAAGCACTTGAGGATTTTAGAAACAGATAAGTATGGTAAGGAGTTATACATCAATTATTTGGAAACGAGATTCTCATTTGTGAAGGATCTCATCTATGAAGAGATGTTGGAATCAAATGTAGGGTTTAATGTATTGGATAAATTCGATGATGTAAGAGTCATGAAAAAAGCTACAAACGATACATCGTTGATTATGATTCACGATGAAACGCGAGTACTGTATGCCAGGGTATCTAATGAACTGCTGGATACAGAAAGTTTTGCCGAAGTGCTTAAAAGGACTTACTTTGATTAA
- a CDS encoding DUF2812 domain-containing protein, which produces MGYKKRLIPVNEVDANGLEIWLNELGSKGWELTDLGTHIAETKKETDKTLFYHVELSKELPSQEEKNQYAEEGWHLAAHNNYLKVYINKESSKKPSVKKEEEVTSLTVFYKKYKKELRNEILTWIPGISILFIMNNSGERSFYLSNTVFMLLILVLVVGYKVRTRFKELTVIRKKLENLERNTQISANRKVNNIVIGAWIRRGITIVLVVLCFMLVFPSSPVASQDVPILPREEINGHTSNLRGGQFMETSLFVPVQFTYMQGSERLETEVTTEYYETAFSFISNWIVEDNMEDRIGWKEVSETSFDQAFVTTKEKTGYVIASTGKKVIVVTYSMGVEPQEVLKQMWDVYGTKKS; this is translated from the coding sequence ATGGGATATAAAAAACGACTAATTCCAGTAAATGAAGTAGATGCTAATGGTTTAGAGATTTGGCTCAATGAGTTAGGGTCAAAAGGCTGGGAGCTTACTGATTTGGGGACACATATAGCAGAAACAAAAAAAGAGACAGATAAGACACTATTTTACCATGTGGAATTGTCAAAAGAATTACCAAGTCAGGAAGAGAAGAATCAATATGCAGAAGAAGGTTGGCATCTTGCTGCTCATAATAACTATTTGAAGGTTTATATAAATAAAGAGTCTAGCAAGAAGCCTAGTGTAAAGAAAGAAGAGGAAGTAACTTCATTAACAGTGTTTTATAAGAAATATAAAAAAGAACTTAGAAATGAAATACTTACGTGGATACCAGGTATCTCTATTCTTTTCATAATGAACAATAGTGGTGAAAGAAGTTTCTATTTATCTAATACAGTTTTTATGCTCTTGATATTGGTATTAGTTGTAGGGTACAAAGTGAGAACTAGATTTAAAGAGTTAACGGTGATTAGGAAGAAGTTAGAGAATCTTGAAAGAAATACACAAATTTCAGCAAATAGAAAAGTAAATAATATAGTAATTGGTGCATGGATTAGGAGAGGTATAACAATCGTTTTGGTTGTTCTTTGCTTCATGTTAGTATTCCCGTCTTCACCGGTAGCTTCTCAAGATGTGCCAATACTTCCTAGAGAAGAGATAAATGGACACACTTCAAACCTCCGGGGTGGTCAATTTATGGAGACTAGCTTATTTGTGCCAGTTCAATTTACTTATATGCAAGGATCAGAAAGGTTAGAGACGGAAGTTACAACGGAATACTATGAAACTGCGTTTTCTTTTATAAGTAATTGGATTGTAGAAGATAACATGGAAGATCGCATAGGTTGGAAAGAAGTTTCTGAAACGTCGTTCGATCAAGCGTTTGTTACAACAAAAGAAAAGACAGGATATGTGATTGCTTCTACCGGAAAAAAAGTAATTGTTGTCACCTATTCCATGGGGGTAGAACCACAGGAAGTGCTTAAACAAATGTGGGATGTCTATGGCACAAAAAAGAGCTAA
- a CDS encoding (2Fe-2S)-binding protein: protein MGSDHQFVLNQFYSSTSKKEDLVMSITLKEFCERPDLRKIIMDQYSASIQAEAEDVTGAYIAGWLGSLTAAFTHLRMFHEESMNIDLGAIEMEFYPSNHHTNYFLHFHYDIQPSESKPTFEQFFSCTITPVLKAIEEESRIRLDYLWKLVIPGIFWAEKSWVKHDIFSKLQDQIEETINEIHALPPEVFSLKKNPYLHEFVELENPWDPEGKLWRKPVCCLAYKTANHGYCYTCPRMKPADRAEKYHQIREQLKEKKEA, encoded by the coding sequence ATGGGAAGTGATCACCAGTTTGTCTTAAATCAATTTTATTCGTCCACATCTAAAAAAGAAGATCTAGTAATGTCTATTACACTAAAAGAATTTTGTGAACGTCCTGACTTACGTAAAATCATCATGGATCAATATAGTGCTAGCATACAGGCAGAAGCCGAGGATGTTACTGGTGCGTATATTGCAGGGTGGTTGGGCTCATTGACTGCTGCTTTCACGCATTTGCGTATGTTCCACGAGGAGTCTATGAATATTGATTTAGGCGCAATTGAAATGGAATTTTATCCGTCTAATCACCACACAAACTACTTTTTACATTTCCATTATGATATTCAACCATCTGAAAGCAAGCCAACGTTTGAGCAATTTTTCTCTTGTACGATTACGCCTGTTTTAAAAGCAATTGAAGAAGAGTCACGAATTCGTTTAGACTACCTCTGGAAGCTAGTAATTCCAGGTATTTTTTGGGCAGAAAAAAGCTGGGTGAAGCATGATATTTTCTCCAAGTTACAGGATCAAATTGAGGAAACAATAAATGAGATACATGCCCTACCACCTGAAGTATTCTCTTTAAAAAAGAATCCCTACCTACATGAATTTGTAGAGTTAGAAAACCCTTGGGATCCAGAAGGAAAGCTATGGAGAAAACCTGTGTGTTGCTTAGCTTATAAAACAGCTAATCATGGTTACTGCTATACATGCCCACGCATGAAGCCAGCTGATCGAGCGGAAAAGTATCATCAAATTCGTGAACAGTTAAAAGAAAAGAAAGAAGCGTAG
- a CDS encoding AIM24 family protein: MEQNYTIREFIEKTKQQDKGQGFFELETQRMLEVNLNGQVWAKAGSMISYTGGIKFEREGILEHGLGKFVKKALTGEGSSLMKANGSGKLYLADQGKKITILDLLGESIYINGNDLLAFEPSLEWDIKLMRKIAGMMAGGLFNVRLQGKGMVAFTSHYEPLTLLVEPGKPIFTDPNATVAWSGNLSPEFVTDVQLKTFFGRGSGESVQMKFSGEGFVVVQPFEEVYAADNQS; this comes from the coding sequence ATGGAACAAAATTATACGATTAGAGAATTTATTGAAAAGACTAAGCAACAAGATAAAGGGCAAGGCTTCTTCGAACTAGAAACACAAAGGATGCTAGAAGTAAATTTGAACGGTCAAGTATGGGCTAAAGCAGGCTCGATGATTTCCTACACAGGTGGTATCAAGTTTGAAAGAGAAGGGATATTGGAGCATGGTTTGGGGAAGTTTGTCAAAAAAGCTCTCACTGGTGAAGGCAGCTCTCTCATGAAAGCAAATGGATCTGGAAAGTTGTACTTAGCTGATCAAGGAAAGAAAATCACCATTTTAGATTTATTAGGAGAGAGTATTTATATTAATGGAAATGATCTATTAGCTTTTGAACCTTCCTTAGAATGGGATATCAAATTAATGAGAAAAATTGCTGGAATGATGGCAGGGGGATTATTTAACGTTCGCCTACAAGGCAAAGGGATGGTTGCTTTTACATCTCACTATGAACCATTAACGTTATTAGTGGAGCCTGGCAAACCAATCTTCACAGATCCGAATGCTACAGTAGCTTGGTCTGGCAACTTATCTCCAGAGTTCGTAACGGATGTGCAGTTAAAGACATTCTTTGGAAGAGGAAGCGGAGAATCCGTCCAAATGAAATTCTCAGGGGAAGGCTTTGTTGTTGTTCAACCATTTGAAGAGGTATATGCTGCGGATAACCAATCATAA
- a CDS encoding DUF6944 family repetitive protein, whose amino-acid sequence MSASVEKGEIVGGIVLAFGSAIAAFGDTLLAKTDNPALKRKGIEAVTYGSLIEGTGNFIQTFSRLKANPNIIQIETIGAGVQGIGNIINTFGGFILLDDQEIRGLQLDFIGDGVQAIGASLEAIGALQSDYYYGSILAIGEAFQAYGAAIEAYGNVLLLCKQKEEGERIQAFGSQLLFIGTVISVEALAWEFKIQEVTF is encoded by the coding sequence ATGAGTGCTTCCGTTGAAAAAGGAGAGATCGTTGGAGGAATTGTGTTAGCATTTGGATCTGCCATTGCAGCTTTTGGAGATACGTTACTAGCAAAAACGGATAATCCAGCTCTAAAAAGAAAGGGAATTGAAGCTGTAACATACGGTTCTCTCATAGAAGGTACCGGAAACTTCATACAGACTTTTTCACGATTGAAAGCTAATCCAAACATTATTCAAATCGAAACCATAGGTGCTGGAGTTCAAGGGATAGGGAATATAATTAATACATTTGGGGGATTTATCTTGCTAGATGATCAAGAGATTCGTGGATTGCAGCTCGACTTTATTGGTGATGGGGTGCAAGCAATTGGTGCCTCATTAGAAGCCATAGGTGCACTACAAAGCGATTATTATTATGGATCAATTTTAGCAATTGGTGAGGCTTTCCAAGCATATGGGGCAGCGATAGAGGCGTATGGGAATGTACTCTTACTATGTAAACAAAAAGAAGAAGGAGAAAGAATACAAGCATTTGGTAGCCAACTATTATTTATTGGAACAGTAATTTCTGTGGAGGCTTTAGCCTGGGAGTTTAAAATACAGGAAGTTACCTTTTAA
- a CDS encoding iron-hydroxamate ABC transporter substrate-binding protein, translating into MKKWLLIAVMALIFILTACSSTEDSTDTSKGASTDKDTITYESENGPIEVPANPKRVIVMGSFAGNVMALDVPLVGVDSWSMDNPRYAEYLEDTTVVSDADLEQVLALEPDLIIGLSNMQNIDQLQEIAPTVTFTYGNLDYLTQHIEIGKLLNKEQEATAWVEDFQARAQAAGEEIRATIGEDSTVSVVENFEDQLYVFGDNWARGTEILYQEMKLKMPEKVTELALGPGYYTISPEALPDFAGDYLIISKSEITGESFQETETYKNIPAVKNGNVFEANAKEFFFNDPISLEYQLEFFQQSFLGE; encoded by the coding sequence ATGAAAAAATGGTTACTAATCGCCGTTATGGCTTTGATTTTTATATTGACGGCATGTAGTTCAACAGAGGATAGTACGGATACAAGTAAAGGAGCTTCTACTGATAAAGACACCATTACATATGAATCAGAAAACGGTCCAATAGAAGTACCAGCAAACCCGAAGCGAGTTATTGTAATGGGATCATTTGCTGGAAATGTCATGGCATTAGATGTTCCACTGGTAGGAGTTGACTCCTGGTCCATGGACAACCCCCGATACGCCGAGTATCTAGAAGACACCACCGTGGTATCAGACGCAGATTTGGAACAAGTTCTTGCTCTTGAGCCTGATTTAATTATTGGTCTATCCAATATGCAAAATATTGACCAACTTCAAGAAATCGCTCCAACTGTTACGTTTACGTATGGTAACTTAGACTACCTAACGCAACATATTGAAATCGGAAAACTTCTCAATAAGGAACAAGAGGCTACTGCTTGGGTAGAAGACTTCCAAGCTAGAGCACAAGCTGCTGGAGAAGAGATACGTGCAACAATTGGAGAAGATAGCACCGTTTCCGTGGTGGAAAACTTTGAAGACCAACTTTATGTGTTTGGGGACAACTGGGCACGTGGTACAGAGATTCTTTATCAAGAAATGAAATTAAAAATGCCAGAGAAGGTGACGGAACTTGCTCTTGGACCTGGCTATTACACCATTTCCCCTGAAGCGCTACCAGATTTCGCTGGTGATTACTTAATTATTAGTAAAAGTGAAATCACAGGAGAATCGTTCCAAGAAACGGAAACGTACAAGAATATCCCTGCCGTAAAAAATGGCAATGTATTTGAAGCAAACGCAAAAGAGTTCTTCTTCAACGATCCAATTTCATTGGAATACCAATTAGAATTCTTCCAACAATCTTTCTTGGGTGAATAA